CCGTGATCACCAGAATACGGGTCTGCGCCGATACCGCCTGTTCCATACGCATACGATAGCCGACTGTCTGCCCGGCCTTCTCTCCCAGCAGGGCGGCCATGCGCCGCGCAACCGCCCGCGCGGCAAGGCGGCGCGGCTCAAGCAGCAGTATCTGCCCCCCGCCCCGCCATGAAGCCCTCAGCAAATGCAACGGCAAAAGGGTTGATTTGCCCGCCCCCGGCGGCGCGACAAGTACTTCCTGGCCGGTATTAACCAGCGCATCATCAACGGCGGGAAAGGCCTCCGTTACAGGCAATATCGGCAAAGCTTGTTTCATAGCCATCCCTTATAAAGTGTTCTGCACCAACTATCCACGGTAAAATCTTGCCCATCATTTGGGAATATAGCGACAATACCCTATATTAGGGTATCTATGCGGGTGGCGATTCGTTCTTTCCCGTGTTATCAGACATTGAAATAATTTAAAGCGAGCCAGTTTTATGAGTGATGCAGACAAGCCAGCAACCAACGGCGATTATGGCGCGGATTCCATCAAAGTGCTGAAAGGCCTTGATGCCGTGCGCAAACGCCCCGGTATGTATATCGGTGATACCGATGACGGTTCCGGCCTGCATCACATGGTCTATGAAGTCGTGGACAATGCTATTGATGAAGCGCTGGCCGGCCATGCCGATCTTGTCACTGTAACGCTGAATGCCGACGGTTCCGTCACCGTGACGGACAACGGCCGCGGCATTCCGACGGATATTCACCCGACGGAAGGGGTTTCAGCGGCAGAAGTGATTATGACACAACTGCATGCCGGCGGTAAATTTGACCAGAACTCCTATAAGGTTTCCGGCGGTCTGCATGGTGTCGGTGTTTCCGTGGTCAATGCGCTTTCTGTCTGGCTCAAGCTGCGCATCCGCCGCAATGGCAAACTGCATGAAATATCTTTTACCCATGGCGTGGCTGATGCCCCGCTGGCGGTTATCGGCGATGCGGAGGGAGGAACCGGGACGGAAGTGGTATTTCTGCCCAGCACGGAAACCTTCACCATGGTGGAGTTTGATTTTGAGACGCTGGAGAAACGCCTGCGCGAACTTGCCTTCCTCAATTCCGGTGTGCGTATCAAACTGGCGGACTATCGCCGCGCCGACCCGCGCGAGGAAATCCTGCATTATGACGGCGGCCTGATTGAATTTGTCAAATATGTCGACCAGTCGAAAACCCCGTTGATTGATGAACCGATTTACATCCATGGCGAAAAGGACGGCATGGCGGTGGAAGCAGCCTTGTGGTGGAATGATTCCTACCATGAAAAAGTGCTGTGCTTCACCAACAACATCCCGCAGCGTGATGGCGGCACGCATCTTGCCGGTTTTCGCGGCGCGCTGACCCGTCAGGTCAACGGCTATGCTGAATCTTCCGGCATCGCCAAAAAGGAGAAGGTGCAGCTGACCGGCGATGACTGCCGCGAAGGCCTGACCGCCATTCTTTCTGTCAAGGTGCCGGATCCGAAATTTTCCTCCCAGACCAAGGACAAGCTGGTTTCTTCCGAAGTCCGCCCTGTTGTTGAAAGCCTGGTGAATGAAGCGCTCTCCACCTGGCTGGAAGAGCATCCGGCAGAAGCAAAAATTCTTGTCGGCAAGGTGGTGGAAGCTGCCGCCGCGCGGGAAGCGGCACGCAAGGCGCGTGACCTTACGCGGCGCAAGGGAGCTCTGGATATTTCATCGCTCCCTGGCAAACTTGCCGACTGTCAGGAACGTGACCCGGCAAAATCTGAAATTTTCATTGTCGAGGGTGATTCCGCCGGCGGTTCAGCCAAAAGCGGCCGCTCGCGTAAAAATCAGGCTATTCTGCCGCTGCGTGGTAAAATCCTCAATGTTGAGCGGGCCCGGTTTGACCGGATGTTGTCCTCTGATATGATCGGCACCCTGATTACCGCGCTCGGCACCTCCATCGGCAAGGATGAATTCACGCCCGACAAACTGCGTTATCACAAAATCATCATCATGACAGATGCTGACGTGGACGGCGCGCATATCCGCACTTTGTTGCTGACCTTTTTCTTCCGGCAAATGTCAGAGCTGATTGAACGCGGCCATCTTTATATTGCCCAGCCACCGCTTTACAAGGTGACACGCGGCAAATCTTCGCAATACATCAAGAATGAATCCGCCTTTGAAGACTTCCTGATTGAAACCGGCCTTGATGAAACCGTGCTTGAACTGAAAAACGGTGAAGCGCGCGCCGGTGAGGATTTGCGCCAGCTGGCAGAGGAAGCACGGATTTTGCGCCAGTTGCTCAACAATCTGCATACCCGCTATAACCGCCAGCTGGTAGAACAGGCGGCGATTGCCGGTGTGCTTAATCCGGAAGCGGTGGCAGATCAGGCAGCCGCGCAAAAATCGGCGGACAAGGTGGCGGCACGGCTGGATATGCTGGCAGAAGATATTGAACGCGGCTGGAGCGGCCACGTTATGGATGATGGCGGCTTGCGGTTTGAACGGACATTACGCGGCGTCAAGGAAGCGCTTTTCCTTGACATGGCGCTGATCGGCTCGGCAGATGCGCGGCAAATCAACAAGCTTTCCGCCCATCTGCATGAGACCTATGATGTGCCTTCCACCCTGCGCCGCAAGGATAAAACCGAAACCATCACCGGTTCGCTCTCATTGCTGGAAAGTATTTTTGCCACCGGCCGCCGCGGGCTTACCATGCAGCGCTATAAAGGCCTTGGCGAGATGAACGCGGAGCAATTGTGGGAAACGACACTTGACCCGGACGCGCGCTCGCTGTTGCAGGTGAAGATCACTGATGCGACAGACGCGGATTCTCTGTTCTCCCGCCTGATGGGCGATCAGGTTGAACCACGGCGTGAATTTATTCAGGATAACGCGCTGAGTGTCGCCAATCTAGATGTGTAATAGCAAATAATCTTGAAAAGACAAAGAATAGGATTGGATAAAGAAGGACAAGCTTAGAAAATCTTTGCAAACATAAAATTCACATATTCAACTACATATGTAAAAATCGAAGATATTAAAGAACCAGATACACCTCCAATCAATGCTGCAATAAATGGATGCTTGAAAAAATTTTCTAATGGTGAATCTTGCCCCGGATATCGTTTTATATAGTGGCTTGTAACATCAGCTGCATCGCGCATTGGTATTTTGTCATGTATACCGGGCATATACAGTGACGATGTTTTCCTTGCCTGTTCAAGTTCTTTTTTCCAATAGAGGGCCGCAGCTATTGTTGTCTTGAATATTTGGATTTTATTGAATTTTGTTATATCAATAAGTTGAGAATCCACCATACAGTTTCCATTCCTGTTTAATTGCTTCACGATTTTTTTTAATTTTTTACAAGTTAAATCCACCACAAGGTATTGACCTGCCTCATATGTATTTTCAACGTATATATGAAAAAATTGAGCCATCTCGATTTCCTAAAACTAATGAAAAACGTTATCCATATCTACGGAACCGACGCTATATCTGCCTTGTGATTACCTTTCATGAAAACAATACAGGAAAGCCGTGAACCATCTTCCGACAAGCTGTTGCCTGACCATGTCATCAACGCTCTTTTTGATGCCTGCAAATTTTTCAGTTCTATTTCAGACATTTCATGCAGTGGCACGGCACCTTCCAGAATAATTCCGAATGACGTGCCATAGACATCAAGCCGCCCATTCCTGAACCTGCCATTTTTATATTCTTTCATCAGATAGCTGTTCAGCTCTTCCACACTGTTGTCCAGCAGCAGTATATACTCAAACGTTGTCCCATCAACATTCTGCAGATATTCAGCTATCTGTGTATATCCAATGATATTCAGCCCGTTCTCATGATAGGCTTCCTTGTATTTTATGGTCTGCGAGGTTTTGTTCTCAGGTGTCACAGCAAGCGCATGAACATCATCCCTGAATTTTTCATAAGCCCGGCCGGCATAATAATTTTCGTGTTTGCCCGGCCGGCAATCCAGCAGCGGCGACAACAGGTCCTGACTATAAGCTGTACTGGAAAAAAATGCCATAAATACTGAAATATATTTTAGTTTTTTCATTTTTTTTCTCTATGAAAATGACCGGCAAAGAAACATGCCGGCCATTCTGTTTTACCCCCAGATCATCAGCGCCACCAGACCAAACCCGCCGGCAATCAGACGCCACCAGCCAAACAAGGCATAACCATGGCGTGAAATATAATCGAGCAGATGACGGACGACAAACACACCGGCAATAAACGCCACAACAAAACCGATCACAATCGACATTGTATCATTCCACTGTAAATCAGAATAGTTTTTCATCAGGTCATAGGCAAAAGCGCCAACCATGGTCGGCATGGCCAGAAAGAAGGAAAATTCCGCCGCCGAGCGTTTGTCCGCCCCCAGCAATAACGCGCCGACAATGGTTGCGCCCGAGCGGGAAACACCCGGAATCATCGCCAGGCACTGAAAAAAGCCAATGCACACACACAGCCACCACGGATAACGCATGACATTGTGATAGCGCGGTTTCAACGGCAGCCTGTCCACCCACAGCAAAACAATCCCGCCGATTATCAGCGAGATGCACACGGTCATCGGTGATTCCATCAAAACAGTTTTGATGGTTTTATGCGCCAGCACACCAATCACTGCGGCAGGCAGAAAGGCAACCAGTACACCGATGGTGAAATGCTGCGATTCCCGGCTGGCTGGCAGTGTCTTGACAATATGCAGCAGGCGGCCGAAATAAACGCTTAAAATCGCCAGAATAGGCCCAAGCTGGATCAGAACCTGAAACGTGTTATTCGGCGAATGGAAATTGAGAAAATGGCCGGCAAGAATCAGATGGCCGGTGGAAGATACCGGGATAAATTCTGTGAATCCTTCAATCACACCAAGAAATGCTGAATTAAAAATCTGCCAGAAATCCATAAAACCCTCTCTCTACAACAAGAGTTAAAAACTGCAACCAAAGAGCATGACGCCCACCATATTCCGTTTAAATTTACATCCAGTTAAGCAACTTCTGGCAGAATAGGTGTTAAAGCGCTTGGCAAGCGCACTTATCATTCTTATAAAGGTAATTATGTCGGAAATCGTACCAGAACCTGCCATCTTCAGCCTTGTCTGCCTAAAAAATATATGCCGCCCATGTTGACACTTTACCATCACCCTATTTCATCTGCCTCGCGTTATATCCGCCTTATCCTTGGTGAATATAAAATAGCCGCCACACTGGTTGAAGAACATGCCGAAAGCCGGCGGCGGGAATTTCTCAACCTCAATCCTGCCGCGACACTTCCGGTCTTGCTGATTAAAGGCAATGTGCCGATTTGCGGCGCCCGTGTCATTGGCGAATATATTGATGAAATCTATGGCACGACAAAACACAGCCAGCTTTTATTTCCGCAAAACCCGTTTGAACGGGCGGAAATCCGCCGCCTGCAGGAATGGTTTCTGGTCAAGTTTGAAAATGATGTTGTCCGTCATCTGGCGCGCGAGCGGATTTATAAATATGAGACATCGGCGGCCTATGGCAGCAGTTCCCCCGATGGTGGCATATTGCGCAAAGCGCGCAAAAATATCCGTCCTCATATGCAATATCTTGAATGGCTGGTGACAACCCGTGACTGGACTGGCGGCTTTTCCCTGTCTTATGCGGATTTTGCCGCCGCCGCCGCCATCTCAACCCTTGATTATATGGGTGAGATTGACTGGAGCCATTACAGCGCCGCCCGCGACTGGTACGCCCGTTTGAAATCCCGCCCGTCATTCCGCCCGCTTTTGCAAGACCGCGTCCGCGCCATGCCACCGATTCCCCATTATGCCGACCTCGACTTCTGACAGGAAACAACAAAAGTTGCGCGCTTTTTTGCAGGAAGAAGCCCGCAATAACGGTTTTGACCTGATCGGCATCACCCGCCCGAATGCCATTCCTGCCGCGCGGGCACACCTGCAAAGGGCCCTTGCCGCCGGTTATCTCGGCACAATGGACTGGATGGAAGAGACGTTTGAACGCCGCGTTGCGCCGGATGTGCTGTGGCCGGATGTGCGTTCCGTCATCATGCTGGCGATGAATTATGGCCCCGGCACCGACCCGCGCGCCCTGCAAGACCATCCCGGGCGCGGCGCCATCTCGGTTTATGCCCGCCACCGCGATTATCACGACCTGATCAAAGGCCGCCTGAAACAGATAGCTTCGCGTTTTGCCGCCCGCACCGGTGAAGAGGTGAAAGTCTTTGTCGATACCGCACCGGTGATGGAAAAACCGCTTGCCGCCGCGGCCGGTCTTGGCTGGCAGGGTAAACACACCAATCTTGTCAGCCGCACCCATGGTTCATGGCTGTTTCTCGGCTCTGTCTTCACCACGGCCGATCTTGGCGCTGATGCGCCGGAAAACGACCATTGCGGCTCCTGCCGCGCCTGTCTTGACAGTTGCCCGACCCATGCCTTCCCCGCGCCTTATCAACTGGACGCGCGGCGCTGTATTTCCTACCTGACCATTGAGTTGAAAGAGCAAATTCCGCCGGGCTTCCGCAAGGCCATCGGCAACCGGATTTATGGCTGTGACGACTGCCTTGCCGCCTGCCCGTGGAACAAATTTGCCCAGGTAACCCACGAAATCAAGCTGCAGACGCGCGAAGAACTGAAAGCCCCTGCGCTCTCCATGCTGCTGGGGCTTGATGACAGGGCTTTCCGCCATTTCTTTTCCGGCTCGCCTGTCAAGCGTATCGGGCGCGACCGCTTTATCCGCAATGCGCTGCTTGCCGCCGGAAACAGCAATGACGCAAATCTGGTTCCGCATATTGAAAAACATATGACAGACCCTTCACCGCTGGTGCGCGGCATGGCTGTGTGGGCATTACACCAGCTATTGCCCCCCGCAGCTTTTGAAACCTTGCGCAAACGCTTTGCTTCCGATGAAACAGATGATACAGTCAAAGCGGAATGGGAGACAGCAACATGAAGACATGCACTTTCCTGCAACCCGCTCTTATAGCACTATCATTGGCCTCCGGGCTGTCATTGACCGGAGCGCAAGCGGTGGACAAACCGGCCAAGCAGGCCTTTGGTGCACAAAAGCTGCCAAGTGACGAGGCGGCAAACATTATCGGTTTTTACTCCAAAGGCTGCCTTGCCGGTGCGAAAGCCTTGCCATTTAACGGCCCCCGCTGGCAGGTCATGCGCACCAGCCGCAACCGCAACTGGGGCCATCCGCAACTGATTGATTTTATTGAAAAGCTTTCAGCCAAGGCAGCAAAAGCCGGCTGGCCTGGCCTGCTGGTCGGTGATATGTCACAGCCGCGCGGCGGGCCAATGCTGACCGGGCACGCTTCGCATCAGGTCGGGCTTGATGTGGATATCTGGTTCAGCCCCATGCCGGAACAGATCCTGAGCTATGAACAGCGGGAAAATATTTCCGCTATTTCCATGTTAAAACAGGACTCGCTTTATATCGACCCGCAAAAATGGAGCGGCAGCCGCACTGCCCTGCTGAGACTGGCGGCGGAAGACAAGCGTGTTGAGCGGATTTTTGTCCACCCGGGCATAAAAAAACAGCTATGCGACACCGTGCAGGGTGAACGTGCCTGGCTTGGTAAAGTACGTCCCTATTGGGGGCATCATTATCACTTTCATGTCCGCCTGAGCTGCCCGAAGGGCACGAAAACCTGCCGGGCACAGGCGCCGGTTCCCAAAGGCGACGGCTGTGACGCCTCATTGGCATGGTGGCTCAGTCCAGAGCCATGGACACCGAAAAAGGGAAAAACCCCGGCAAAAAAGCCCAGGCCTCTGATGGTTTCCGACTTGCCACGTGCCTGTGGCGCTGTGCTTGAAGCGTCCGCCATCAAAACCGGAGGAGACAGATGACAACAAAATGGCAAATTCCCGCCGGCGCGGTTCTGGTGGGGGATATCGGCGGCACCAATGCGCGCTTTTCCATGGTCAGCGCCAACCGGAAACAAACGCAGGCTTTCCCGACCAATCCGGTGGCTGATTTTTCCAATATTGATGAAACCATTGACCATAACATTCTGCCGCTTGCCCGTGAAAAGCCGCAAAGCCTTATCCTTGCCATGGCCGGTCCGGTTGAAGGCAATGTTATCCCGTTGACCAATTCCCACTGGTTTATCGATGCAAACGCCCTTATCAAACAATTTGATTTGCAAAATGTGCTGGTTATCAATGATTTTGAAGCACAGGCCCTGGCGACAACCGTTCTTGAACCGACCTATCTGCGCCCGATCGGCCCGGGCGCTAAAAATGAAACAGGCTCGCGGGTGATCCTCGGACCGGGCACCGGCCTCGGCATTGCGGCTCTTGCCCATGTGAATACGCAATATCTGCCGATTGCCGGTGAAGGCGGGCATATTGATTTTGCCCCGCGGACCGCGCGCGACTTTGAATTGTTCCCGCATTTGCGCCATATCGAAGGCCGTATCAGCATGGAAGAGGTTTTGAGCGGGCGCGGCCTTGCCGGCATCTACCATGCCGTCTGCAAGGCTGATGGCATACAACCTGCCTTTGACCAGGCCGAGGCCATCGCCAATGCCGCCCACCAGCAGGAACACGCACAGGCCGAAGAAGCCATTCAACTGTTTTTAACCTGGCTGGCCCGCTTTGCCGGTGACATTGCCCTGATTTTCAAAGCCCATGGCGGCGTGTTTATCGGCGGCGGCATTGTGCCCAAAATTATCGGGCTGCTGGATGAAAAGGCGTTCCGCCAGGCGTTTGAAGATAAAGCGCCCCACAGCAAACTGCTGGCCGACATGCCGGTTTTTGTGATGACACATCCACGCGCCGCGCTGGAAGGAATGGCCGCCTATGTCCGCATGCCGGATAAATTTCTGCTTGACTATAACAACCGGCTGTGGAGCCGTTAAAGCGGCGGAATGCAAAAAATATCCCGCCCGCTTTCGCATTCAACGATAGCGCGGCTGGCCGATATCGCGCAGCTTTTTACCAGCCATCAGATTTGCCTCAATCTTTTCCAGCGAGATTTCCTTTGTTTCCGGTATAATCAGGAAAACAACAAAGATAAATGCCGTATTCAGCACCGCATAAAGCCAGAATGTATTGGCAGCACCCAGCGTGCTGATCAGTGTCAGGAATGTTGCCGCCAGAAACATATTGGCCAGCCAGTTCGTGACTGTTGAAACCGTAATGCCGAAATCACGTCCTTTAAGCGGCTGAATTTCCGAACACAAAATCCATGTCAGCGGCCCGGAACTCATGGCGAAACCGGCAATAAACACCAGAATAGCCAGAACCGCGATATAGGCACCCATACCGTTCGCCATATTCAGAGAGAGCACAGTCCCAAGTAACGCCATGGAACCGGCCATAATCACGGACCCGGAAATCAGTGTCGGACGCCGCCCCCAGCGGTCCACGACACCGATAGCAATGAATGTTGCCAGCACGTTGACCAGTCCGACAACAACACTTCCCCACATTTGCTGTGACACCATGGTAAATCCAGCCATACCGATAATTTTGGGTGCATAATACAGGACGATATTGATACCGGTGCATTGCTGCATAATCTGCAACAGCATGCCAAGGCCGACAGAGCGGCGAAAATTGCTGTTTTCCCGAAACAGCCGCCAGCCGCTTTGCCTGATTTTCAGGCTGTTATCGATCTCTTCCAGTTCCCTGACAACTTCTTCCCTTGTTTCCCGAATCCGGGAAAGCACCTGTCCGGCTTCTTCCTTGCGGTTTTTGGAAGCAAGCCAGCGCGGGCTGCGCGGCAAAACAAGCACCCCCAATAACAGCAAGGCCGCCGGAATGGCGACAATGCCCAGCATCCACCGCCACGCGCCCCAATAGCTCAACAGCGTGTCGGAAACAAAGGCCGCCAATATCCCGATTGTAATCAGAAGCTGATAAAGCGAAATCATCGCGCCGCGAATCTTTTCAGGCGCAATCTCTGACAGATATAAAGGGGCGGCATAAGAAGCGATCCCCAGCGCAATGCCGAGCACGATCCGCGCGCCGACAAGAATTTCAACATTGGGTGTCAACGCACAAAGCAGCGAACCGGCGATAAAAAGAAACGCCGCGATAATCAGGCAATATTTCCGTCCGATATAATAAGATAACCATCCGGCCAGAACTGCACCACCGGCCGCCCCCAGCATCAGCGCGCCGACAACACGTTCCTGCATGGTTTCTGACAATGAAAAATCCGCCGCAATAAATTGCAAGGCACCGGATATAACGCCCGTATCCAGCCCGAACAACAACCCCGCCAGAGCACCAAGAAAACCGATCGTAAGAATGGTTTTCTTTTTATGTGTTCCTTGAGCTTCCATTTCCATTCCTCCTTTTTATATATTCCAATTCAGAACCTGCCACAAAACCTCAAAAAAATATAGAATGAATTTACCCCCTTACAGCAGTTGTACTTGTAAAAATTATTTTGAACAGGCCGTTAAAAACCGTTTTCCCTATTCAGGTTTTTTGATAAAACAGGCATAATAAAACAGGAGATAGAATATGCGTCTTGCAGTTGTCGGCGCCGGTGGCCATATGGGACGGGAGTTGACCCGTATTGCCGCGCAAACACAGGGGGTGAAACTTGTTGCCGCCCTTGATCATAAAGACTCAGAATGGCTGGGGCATGATGCCGGTGTTCTTGCCGGCCTGCAACCGCTCGGCATTTCCGTCACAGATGACCCCCAAACCGCTTTTGCCAGGGTGGATGCCGTCCTGGATTTCACCCGCCCGGAGGCAAGCATTGCTTATGCCAATTATGCAGCCCAGGCCCATATTGCCCATATTATCGGCACAACCGGCTTTTCCGATAGCCAGGAAAAGAAAATCGCTGCCGCCGCCCGTAAAACGGCAATTGTCAAATCCGGCAATATGAGCCCTGGTGTCAATCTGCTGGCCGGGCTGGTAAAAAAGGCGGCGCAGGTTTTAAGCGCGGAAGGCTTTGATATTGAAATTGTCGAAATGCACCATCGCCGCAAGGTTGACGCGCCATCCGGCACTGCTCTGCTTTTAGGCGAAGCCGCAGCACTGGGGCGTGGCATCAATCTGGCTGAACACAGTGCGCGCGGGCGCGACGGCCACACCAGCGAGCGGGAAACCGGCGCAATCGGTTTCGCCTCCTTGCGCGGCGGCAGCGTTGTCGGCGAGCATTCCGTCATCTTCGCCGGTGAAGGCGAGCGCATCACCCTTTCCCATAGCGCTGAAAACCGGACCATTTTTGCCCGCGGCGCCCTCAAAGCGGCCCTGTGGGCAAAAGGCAAGCCGCACGGCCTTTATTCCATGTTTGATGTTCTTGGACTGAATGATTAAAAAAGAAATGAATGATCAAGGAGATAACTGATTATGACACGCACGCTTGTTCTGGTCCGCCATGGCCAAAGTGAATGGAACCTGAAAAACCTCTTCACCGGGTGGCGCGACCCTGACCTGACGGAGCAAGGCCATGCAGAAGCCATCAGCGCCGGTAAAAAGCTGAAAGCCGCGGGCCTGAAATTTGATATCGCCTTCACATCGGTATTGCAGCGGGCGCAAAAAACCTGCCAGCATATTCTGGACGAGATGGCCCAGCCCAAGCTGGAAACCATCCGTGATCAGGCGTTGAACGAGCGTGATTATGGCGACCTTTCCGGCCTGAACAAGGATGACGCACGCAAAAAGTGGGGCGAAGATCAGGTTCATATCTGGCGGCGTTCTTATGATGTACCGCCGCCGGGCGGTGAAAGCCTGCGGGATACAGGCGCGCGCGTCTGGCCCTATTACCTGCATACCATCCAGCCCCATGTGCTGCGCGGTGAAACGGTGCTGGTCGCGGCGCACGGCAATTCCCTGCGGGCGCTGATCATGGCGCTTGAGGGTTTGAGCGGCGAGGAGATCGTCAAACAGGAACTGGCAACCGGCGTGCCGATTATTTATCAGCTCAATGCGGATTCTACCGTTGCCGGCAAGAAGGTGCTGGAAGGCTGAAAACATACAAAACCATGCCGGTGAAACAAATTCACCGGTATTTTATATTTTTTTTCAGATTTTCAGCGGATTTTGATTGACATGAATCGCGCTTCGGCTTAGA
This is a stretch of genomic DNA from Candidatus Tokpelaia hoelldoblerii. It encodes these proteins:
- the dapB gene encoding 4-hydroxy-tetrahydrodipicolinate reductase (bhsal10130), yielding MRLAVVGAGGHMGRELTRIAAQTQGVKLVAALDHKDSEWLGHDAGVLAGLQPLGISVTDDPQTAFARVDAVLDFTRPEASIAYANYAAQAHIAHIIGTTGFSDSQEKKIAAAARKTAIVKSGNMSPGVNLLAGLVKKAAQVLSAEGFDIEIVEMHHRRKVDAPSGTALLLGEAAALGRGINLAEHSARGRDGHTSERETGAIGFASLRGGSVVGEHSVIFAGEGERITLSHSAENRTIFARGALKAALWAKGKPHGLYSMFDVLGLND
- the gpmA gene encoding 2,3-bisphosphoglycerate-dependent phosphoglycerate mutase (bhsal10140) is translated as MTRTLVLVRHGQSEWNLKNLFTGWRDPDLTEQGHAEAISAGKKLKAAGLKFDIAFTSVLQRAQKTCQHILDEMAQPKLETIRDQALNERDYGDLSGLNKDDARKKWGEDQVHIWRRSYDVPPPGGESLRDTGARVWPYYLHTIQPHVLRGETVLVAAHGNSLRALIMALEGLSGEEIVKQELATGVPIIYQLNADSTVAGKKVLEG